Proteins from one Oryza sativa Japonica Group chromosome 12, ASM3414082v1 genomic window:
- the LOC4351703 gene encoding peroxidase 43, whose amino-acid sequence MLRPPITCNLTLVLLLACPSSEMAILASMAAMAFLLLMEAMSVSHGQLQVGFYSDSCPDAEDIVTAAVQDAAGSDPTILPALLRLQFHDCFVRGCDASVLIRSARNDAEVNNNKHQGLRGQAVVDAAKAELEDQCPGVVSCADIIALAARDAIAMTGGPSFDVPTGRRDGLVSNLRDADVLPDVVDSIQVLRSRFAASGLDDRDLVLLTAAHTIGTTACFFVKDRLYNYRLRGGGVGSDPSIPAAFLAELKARCAPGDFNTRVALDRGSERDFDDSILRNIRSGLAVIASDAALDASNATRGLVTAYLGAASRRFERDFVAAMVKMGTIGALTGDDGEVRDVCSQFNTD is encoded by the exons ATGCTAAGGCCCCCCATCACCTGCAACCTCACACTTGTGCTTTTGCTAGCTTGTCCCTCCTCAGAAATGGCCATCCTGGCGTCCATGGCGGCAATGGCGTTCTTGCTGCTGATGGAGGCAATGAGCGTGTCACACGGCCAGCTTCAGGTCGGGTTCTACTCCGACTCCTGCCCCGACGCTGAGGacatcgtcaccgccgccgtccaggACGCCGCCGGCTCCGACCCCACCATCCTCcccgccctcctccgcctccagttccacgactgcttcgtccgG GGGTGCGACGCGTCGGTGCTGATCCGGAGCGCGCGGAACGACGCGGAGGTGAACAACAACAAGCACCAGGGGCTGCGCGGGCAGGCCGTCGTGGACGCGGCCAAGGCGGAGCTCGAGGACCAGTGCCCCGGcgtcgtctcctgcgccgacatcaTCGCGCTCGCCGCGCGCGACGCCATCGCCATG ACGGGCGGGCCGTCGTTCGACGTGCCGACGGGGCGGCGCGACGGGCTGGTCTCCAACCTCCGCGACGCCGACGTGCTTCCGGACGTCGTCGATTCCATCCAGGTGCTCCGCTCCAGGTTCGCCGCCAGCGGCCTCGACGACCGCGACCTCGTCCTCCTCACAG CGGCGCACACGATCGGCACGACGGCGTGCTTCTTCGTGAAGGACAGGCTGTACAACtaccgcctccgcggcggcggcgtcgggtcgGACCCGTCCATCCCGGCGGCGTTCCTGGCGGAGCTCAAGGCGCGGTGCGCGCCGGGCGACTTCAACACGCGCGTCGCGCTGGACCGCGGCAGCGAGCGCGACTTCGACGACTCCATCCTCCGCAACATCCGCTCCGGCCTCGCCGTCATCGCCTCTGACGCCGCGCTCGACGCCAGCAACGCCACGCGCGGCCTCGTCACGGCCTACCTCGGCGCCGCGTCGCGCAGGTTCGAGCGGGACTTCGTCGCCGCCATGGTGAAGATGGGCACCATCGGCGcgctcaccggcgacgacggcgaggtcaGGGACGTGTGCTCCCAGTTCAACACCGactga